From Nilaparvata lugens isolate BPH unplaced genomic scaffold, ASM1435652v1 scaffold9028, whole genome shotgun sequence, the proteins below share one genomic window:
- the LOC120349285 gene encoding LOW QUALITY PROTEIN: F-box only protein 11-like (The sequence of the model RefSeq protein was modified relative to this genomic sequence to represent the inferred CDS: inserted 4 bases in 2 codons), protein MDPWLLEANDIHNNGIAGFXGANPTVVHCEIHHGQTGGIYVHENGLGQFIDNRIHSTATPXRNEIYNGHQGGVYIFGEGRGLIEHNNIYVTQCGL, encoded by the exons ATGGATCCCT GGTTGTTGGAGGCGAACGACATCCACAACAATGGGATAGCGGGATT GGGCGCCAACCCGACAGTGGTGCACTGCGAGATCCACCACGGGCAGACGGGTGGCATCTACGTGCACGAGAACGGGCTCGGCCAGTTCATCGACAACCGCATCCATTCCACAGCAACCCC CCGCAACGAGATCTACAACGGCCATCAGGGTGGCGTCTACATCTTTGGCGAAGGCCGCGGCTTGATCGAGCATAACAATATCTATG